DNA sequence from the Candidatus Limnocylindrales bacterium genome:
GTGCACGGATCCGCGCACTCAGGCAACGTCGGCTCGCCGCAGACCTCTCCGGCATCGCTGTCGCCGTCGCCGCAGTCGGGCAGCTGCACTTCGTAAGCGCCGATGTCGTAGCCGTCGCCGACCGGCCGCGGGTTGTCGTCGATGTCGGTGGAAGGCGCGCCGCTGGCGGTTCCGGCGTCGATGGCAGGCGAGCTCGGCAGCAGACGGAAGTCGCCTTCCGGGTCGAAGAAATGCTGGGCCGGCGTGGCGACGAACGAGTTCAGATCGTAGCCCTCGCCCTGCCACGCGACCAGGTCGATGACGCTGTTGCCGCCGTCGATGCTGAAGCGGCTGCGCACCGAGTTGTAGTCGGACGAGAACCCGGGCCGGCTCGAAGGATCGATCGTGATCACGCCGCGGAAGGAGTGCGTGGTGTACAGGATGTTGTTGCGGACGGTGTTGCCCGTCGACCCGCCGCTGATGTTGATGGCCCAGCGGGTGCTCGGCGTGTCGTGGTAGATCGTGTTGTTGACGACCAGATTGTCGCTGGAACCGGCGGCGGCATCGATCCTGTAGAGGCTGATGCCGCTGGCGTGGTTGTCGTACAGCAGGTTGTTGCGGATGACGCTGTCGGTGACTCCGTCGCAGTTGATGCCCGAGCCGCCGCCGATGCCGTTTCCGTGGATGACGTTCATCTCCACCAGCGCGTTCGAGATCAGGCCATCGCCGCCCTGGCTCTCGTCGCCGTTCATGTGGATGCCATTGGCACGGTTGTCGCGGCTGTGGTTGCCGCGGATGACGGGGCGATCGCCGCTGTTGGAGACGTAGATCCCGTGCTCATCGACCGACCCGAACGTCTCGTTGTTCTCGACCAGGAGATCGTCGACGTGCCCGGTGAAGATGCCCCAGACCCCGTTGTTCCCGGTCGTGCAGTTGCGCACGGTGATGTGATGCGAGACGGCGGCGCGGATGCCGGCGCGCGTACGATGGCTCGAATCGAAGCCGTCGATGGTGATGTAGGCGGCATTCTCGACGTTGATGCCGTCGGGCGTCTGCGGATTGTCGGCGACGATGACGGCGCCGCCGGGATTGTCGGCCACGAACGCGAC
Encoded proteins:
- a CDS encoding right-handed parallel beta-helix repeat-containing protein, with amino-acid sequence MRFRIYAAIWLSLCLGATTAGATDYYVSPGGSDLSSGLAPAAAWATLQHAADTIGPGDTVHVADGSYSGFDVRIVATAAQPVAFVADNPGGAVIVADNPQTPDGINVENAAYITIDGFDSSHRTRAGIRAAVSHHITVRNCTTGNNGVWGIFTGHVDDLLVENNETFGSVDEHGIYVSNSGDRPVIRGNHSRDNRANGIHMNGDESQGGDGLISNALVEMNVIHGNGIGGGSGINCDGVTDSVIRNNLLYDNHASGISLYRIDAAAGSSDNLVVNNTIYHDTPSTRWAINISGGSTGNTVRNNILYTTHSFRGVITIDPSSRPGFSSDYNSVRSRFSIDGGNSVIDLVAWQGEGYDLNSFVATPAQHFFDPEGDFRLLPSSPAIDAGTASGAPSTDIDDNPRPVGDGYDIGAYEVQLPDCGDGDSDAGEVCGEPTLPECADPCTTCVGCTCAQLDPVCGDMLTCGDEECESDGDCGGGEICSGCQCVNAPVCASAILLEGARQKLRSNPFAIVLKGEAVIPRPWIAVDPDAGGVRVVVDSTMGSFGFDAALPGGAAWSSNATGTIWKYYDPTGAVSGITRVVIKDRSSVEDGRLRFTIKGKGGVIVLPPADSVRTSIVFGTTEECASIAWGGPDEDPPACNGDAGALSCR